In the genome of bacterium, one region contains:
- the sppA gene encoding signal peptide peptidase SppA, translating to MKRSPIPLIIGLVVLLFVVFGGVLAVAVGLTSSTSGGSSGFGFGDKIGILDVEGVLGAGPQYGADTEKLKEIVLRWAEDDSVRGMVLRINSPGGGVAATQELFDAIDVFRLDYGKPVYASMGDVAASGGFYVAMGADRVYANPGTLTGSIGVIMSFYKYQDLANKVGLEQRVVKSGQFKDMGSGMRDMTDAERDLLNDMIQNVYEQFYGEVFHARSPVVREMLATQRGVKPVEISDDEVDEFLRGKCDGRIFTGDQALEYGMIDATGTLDVVLSDIKSDLSMKDDAREVREPVKPVGLFGTIKSQVHSLEQMAPGTPKLEFRFTM from the coding sequence ATGAAGCGCAGCCCGATTCCGCTGATCATCGGCCTGGTCGTGCTGCTGTTTGTCGTCTTCGGCGGCGTGCTGGCGGTGGCGGTCGGCCTGACCAGCAGCACCAGCGGCGGTTCCTCGGGCTTTGGCTTCGGGGATAAGATTGGCATCCTGGACGTCGAAGGTGTGCTGGGCGCGGGGCCGCAGTATGGGGCCGACACAGAGAAACTGAAAGAGATCGTCTTGCGTTGGGCCGAGGATGATTCGGTGCGCGGCATGGTCCTTCGCATCAACAGCCCCGGCGGCGGGGTTGCGGCGACGCAGGAGCTCTTCGACGCGATCGACGTGTTCCGCCTGGACTATGGAAAGCCGGTCTACGCCAGCATGGGCGACGTCGCTGCGAGCGGCGGGTTCTACGTTGCGATGGGCGCGGATCGCGTCTACGCCAACCCCGGCACGTTGACGGGCAGCATCGGCGTCATCATGAGCTTCTACAAATACCAGGACCTTGCCAACAAGGTTGGCCTCGAGCAGCGAGTTGTGAAGAGCGGCCAGTTCAAGGACATGGGCTCCGGAATGCGCGACATGACCGACGCCGAGCGGGACCTGCTCAACGACATGATCCAGAACGTGTACGAGCAATTCTACGGTGAAGTCTTCCACGCGCGGTCGCCTGTTGTGCGCGAGATGCTCGCAACCCAGCGCGGCGTGAAGCCCGTTGAAATCAGCGACGACGAGGTGGACGAGTTCCTGCGCGGCAAGTGCGACGGACGGATCTTCACGGGCGACCAGGCACTCGAGTACGGCATGATCGACGCCACGGGAACGCTGGATGTCGTTCTGTCGGACATCAAGAGCGATCTGAGCATGAAGGACGATGCCCGTGAAGTTCGCGAGCCGGTCAAGCCGGTCGGCCTTTTCGGCACGATCAAGTCGCAGGTTCATTCGCTGGAGCAAATGGCTCCTGGAACGCCGAAGCTGGAGTTCCGCTTCACAATGTAA
- the rbfA gene encoding 30S ribosome-binding factor RbfA → MVSHRMERIEEAIGQSISEIVLQELRDPRIPMIFTVTSVKVTKDLAEARIYFSQLPDSDDAIDATLDALEHASGHIRAMLGHRIRLKTTPKVMFFFDPGRQHAQRIDTILNELKAAEHEKASGE, encoded by the coding sequence ATGGTCTCTCATCGAATGGAACGCATCGAAGAAGCGATCGGACAGAGCATTTCGGAAATCGTCCTGCAGGAACTGCGCGATCCCCGCATCCCCATGATCTTCACCGTGACCAGCGTCAAGGTGACCAAGGATCTGGCCGAGGCGCGGATCTACTTTAGCCAACTGCCGGACAGTGACGATGCCATCGACGCGACGCTGGACGCGCTCGAGCACGCTTCCGGACACATCCGCGCGATGCTCGGGCACCGGATTCGCCTGAAGACCACCCCCAAGGTGATGTTCTTCTTCGATCCGGGCCGCCAGCACGCCCAGCGCATCGACACGATCCTGAATGAACTGAAAGCCGCCGAACACGAGAAGGCGTCCGGGGAGTAG
- a CDS encoding efflux RND transporter periplasmic adaptor subunit, with translation MKRHVAISTVLALSVLMALTACRPPNRDGGGNGGAGKPGGEQAQNVKKEKVFLAPVLVDIAERGEIRSTVSTTGVILPTRSQVLRTEEAGILHFSKEWIEGDHVNQDDVIATLESETLQTELSVNKADVAIQQETLDIGQKALDARLREYRTLQDLYARGIAAQKDVDAVRLELERAVNSQRQNQINLLKAKSRVTQTERRMDRLEIRAPYEGLIVSRATIQGQGKFTRGFGEENVTDYDGRQVAANFEVCGVVDISEVYMRCDVTSKDVGRIGPGQEADVTIYARDDMERTGEVAQISNSVDPESRAFQVDVRLDNPDWLLKPGMFGKADVVTERRRDTIVLPKSVVTRRNNTDVVFVVDQMPDTDYEVAKMVPVELGLEGKDDIEVTFGIKSGDRVIIRGFEVLQDAAPINAVDVNEPADD, from the coding sequence ATGAAGCGTCACGTTGCGATTTCGACAGTTCTCGCACTCTCGGTGCTGATGGCCCTGACGGCCTGTCGGCCTCCCAATCGCGATGGGGGCGGCAACGGGGGCGCCGGCAAGCCGGGTGGGGAGCAAGCCCAGAACGTTAAGAAGGAAAAGGTCTTCCTGGCGCCCGTGCTGGTCGATATCGCCGAGCGCGGGGAGATTCGATCCACGGTTTCGACCACCGGCGTGATCCTGCCGACCCGCAGCCAGGTGCTGCGGACCGAGGAAGCCGGCATTCTGCATTTCTCGAAGGAGTGGATTGAGGGCGACCACGTCAATCAGGACGACGTCATCGCAACGCTCGAGAGCGAGACTCTTCAAACCGAATTGTCGGTCAATAAGGCCGACGTCGCCATTCAGCAGGAGACGCTGGATATCGGCCAAAAGGCTCTCGATGCGCGCCTGCGTGAATACCGCACCCTGCAGGATCTGTATGCGCGCGGCATCGCGGCACAGAAGGACGTCGACGCCGTTCGCCTGGAATTGGAACGCGCCGTCAACAGCCAGCGCCAGAATCAGATCAACCTGCTGAAGGCCAAGAGTCGCGTCACGCAGACCGAGCGCCGCATGGATCGCCTTGAGATCCGCGCACCCTACGAAGGCCTGATCGTCTCACGGGCAACGATCCAGGGTCAGGGTAAGTTCACGCGGGGCTTCGGCGAGGAGAACGTTACCGACTACGACGGCCGTCAGGTTGCGGCGAACTTCGAAGTCTGCGGCGTGGTTGACATCTCAGAAGTCTACATGCGCTGCGACGTCACCAGCAAAGATGTCGGACGGATCGGCCCTGGGCAGGAAGCGGACGTTACGATCTACGCCCGCGACGATATGGAGCGCACCGGTGAGGTTGCGCAGATTTCAAACAGCGTCGATCCCGAGTCGCGGGCATTCCAAGTGGACGTGCGACTGGACAACCCGGACTGGCTGCTGAAGCCCGGAATGTTCGGCAAGGCCGACGTTGTAACCGAACGCCGCCGCGACACGATCGTGCTGCCGAAGTCTGTCGTCACGCGCCGCAACAATACCGATGTCGTTTTCGTCGTCGACCAGATGCCGGATACCGATTACGAGGTCGCCAAGATGGTCCCGGTCGAGCTGGGACTGGAAGGCAAGGACGACATCGAAGTGACCTTTGGCATCAAGAGCGGCGACCGCGTGATCATTCGCGGATTCGAAGTGCTGCAGGACGCCGCCCCCATTAACGCCGTCGACGTCAACGAACCGGCGGACGACTGA
- a CDS encoding cytochrome c family protein, producing the protein MNSKPTLLIMFLLLATLSFGVEESKIFLPGSQPGENDIEFAKVAQCQMCHSGTPNGEADPYFSWSGGMMAQAARDPIFRATVAIANQDIPDVGEFCFRCHTPRAWLEGRSLPADGSALLEEDMHGVSCDVCHRFVDPMSEEAKGLASSIPPGYGNAMMVADPANVVRGPYGDAQGAMPHKALKSDFHASSDLCGLCHNVSNPVFAEDVRTQPPYAFGHVERTFSEWSLSAFPEKGQDGTCQSCHYPEVEGGGQASRYGSPHRDHFVMHGPVGSSAWIQEVTYELWGGKNMEKKALDAAVERARKLLRTAADLEVKAPVDNQVVIRITNKTGHKLPTGYPEGRRMWLNVRFLGTGGNVIEEFGRFGETTAMLNGEEVTVETLLDADVIKVYECLPGISEETAAKFGIEPGKSFHFVLNDMIAKDNRIPPEGFNNVEFAKHLAAPVGASYADGQNWDEQTFDVPVGTAKIEATLHSQSMSWEYLKFLVEENKTDDWSKRLYKTWQLTDRCPPETIATATLDVANGG; encoded by the coding sequence ATGAATTCCAAACCCACCCTACTCATCATGTTTTTGCTTCTCGCAACCCTCTCTTTCGGTGTGGAGGAGAGCAAGATCTTCCTGCCCGGCAGCCAGCCCGGCGAGAACGACATCGAATTCGCCAAGGTTGCCCAGTGCCAGATGTGCCATTCGGGAACCCCGAACGGCGAAGCGGACCCCTATTTCTCGTGGTCCGGCGGCATGATGGCCCAGGCGGCGCGGGATCCGATCTTCCGTGCCACGGTCGCCATCGCGAACCAGGACATCCCCGATGTCGGTGAGTTCTGCTTCCGCTGCCACACGCCGCGGGCATGGCTGGAGGGGCGCTCCCTGCCAGCAGACGGCTCGGCTCTCCTCGAAGAGGACATGCACGGCGTGAGTTGCGATGTCTGCCATCGATTCGTCGATCCCATGAGTGAAGAGGCCAAGGGGTTGGCAAGCAGCATCCCGCCGGGCTATGGCAACGCGATGATGGTGGCCGATCCCGCGAATGTCGTGCGGGGGCCTTACGGCGATGCCCAGGGCGCTATGCCTCACAAGGCGCTAAAAAGCGATTTCCACGCATCCTCGGATCTTTGCGGTCTTTGCCACAATGTCTCGAATCCCGTGTTTGCCGAGGATGTCAGGACACAGCCACCGTATGCCTTTGGTCACGTTGAGCGGACCTTCAGCGAGTGGAGCCTGAGTGCCTTTCCCGAGAAGGGGCAAGACGGCACTTGCCAATCGTGCCACTATCCCGAGGTCGAGGGCGGCGGGCAGGCATCGCGCTACGGCAGCCCGCATCGGGATCACTTCGTGATGCACGGCCCTGTGGGCAGTTCCGCCTGGATCCAGGAAGTGACTTACGAACTGTGGGGCGGCAAGAACATGGAGAAGAAGGCGCTGGACGCTGCCGTCGAGCGCGCCCGCAAGCTCCTTCGCACGGCGGCCGACCTGGAAGTGAAAGCCCCCGTGGACAATCAGGTCGTCATCCGGATCACCAACAAGACGGGCCACAAGTTGCCGACCGGCTATCCGGAGGGCCGCCGAATGTGGCTGAACGTGCGTTTCCTCGGCACGGGCGGGAATGTGATCGAGGAGTTCGGCCGGTTCGGCGAGACGACGGCGATGCTCAATGGGGAAGAAGTCACCGTCGAGACATTACTCGATGCGGATGTGATCAAGGTCTACGAATGCCTGCCGGGCATCAGCGAAGAGACCGCCGCGAAGTTCGGCATCGAGCCGGGCAAGTCGTTCCACTTCGTCCTGAACGATATGATTGCAAAGGACAACCGGATCCCGCCGGAGGGGTTCAATAATGTCGAGTTTGCCAAGCACCTGGCCGCGCCGGTGGGAGCATCGTACGCCGATGGCCAGAATTGGGACGAGCAGACCTTCGATGTTCCCGTCGGCACCGCGAAAATCGAAGCCACGCTGCACAGCCAGTCGATGTCGTGGGAGTACTTGAAGTTCCTGGTCGAGGAGAACAAGACGGACGATTGGAGCAAGCGGCTCTATAAGACCTGGCAACTGACTGACCGCTGCCCGCCGGAAACCATTGCGACGGCGACCCTGGATGTGGCGAATGGAGGATAG
- a CDS encoding glycosyltransferase family 4 protein produces the protein MQPLTILHVTSHAGVFRGGAVQACRIANAQAERGHRVTVVPNTSAEPSREKLAKALATWSEALDSRVQVIPLPLRALRGRIGLPWIIRRMKPDVVHAHRDPALIAVSKSARRNPRFVFVGQRGTTKVPPARAQAIFASERLDGVSAVADAVRDVLLHKTGIRPPEKIRTIYGSVDLEHFTAGSRDEERRHKLGYGPEHFVIGSLSSWRKQKGFDTLIAAATQAIAKNDRLRLLFLGTGVEEHVASSAHEAGIGNYCRFLGHQTNVVEWLRVMDVSIVCARSKEGLSGVLRESLACQVPVISTDSDGNPEIVRDKETGLLVPTDDVDALAEALLWAAAHPAEMHQFAEAGRQWVHDHCSSTVQAERLEAFYRELIEKRRR, from the coding sequence GTGCAGCCACTCACCATACTTCATGTGACCAGTCACGCCGGCGTGTTCCGGGGCGGTGCGGTGCAAGCGTGTCGCATAGCGAACGCGCAGGCCGAACGCGGCCATCGAGTGACAGTCGTTCCGAACACCTCCGCAGAACCATCGCGCGAGAAACTGGCGAAGGCGCTGGCAACCTGGAGCGAGGCGCTTGATTCGCGCGTGCAAGTGATTCCGCTGCCGCTGCGCGCATTGCGCGGCCGCATCGGCCTGCCGTGGATCATTCGGCGCATGAAGCCGGACGTCGTTCACGCTCATCGAGATCCGGCGTTGATCGCTGTCAGCAAATCCGCCCGTCGAAATCCCCGATTCGTCTTTGTCGGCCAGCGCGGTACCACCAAGGTGCCGCCGGCGCGGGCCCAGGCGATCTTCGCGTCCGAGCGCCTCGACGGCGTGTCCGCCGTCGCCGATGCTGTGCGGGACGTGCTGCTTCACAAGACCGGTATTCGTCCTCCGGAGAAGATCCGCACCATCTACGGCAGCGTTGATCTGGAACACTTCACGGCCGGTTCGCGCGATGAAGAACGTCGCCACAAGCTCGGCTATGGCCCGGAGCACTTCGTCATCGGCAGTCTGTCTTCCTGGCGGAAGCAGAAGGGCTTCGACACGCTCATTGCAGCCGCGACACAGGCCATCGCCAAGAACGATCGCCTGAGACTGCTGTTCCTCGGCACCGGCGTCGAAGAGCACGTTGCTTCCAGCGCACACGAGGCCGGCATCGGGAACTACTGCCGCTTCCTGGGCCACCAAACGAATGTCGTGGAGTGGCTTCGCGTGATGGACGTTTCGATTGTGTGCGCACGTTCAAAGGAGGGCCTGTCGGGCGTGCTGCGCGAATCGCTGGCGTGCCAGGTGCCCGTGATCTCGACCGATTCCGACGGCAATCCGGAGATTGTTCGTGACAAGGAGACGGGACTGCTCGTGCCCACGGACGACGTGGATGCATTGGCGGAGGCTTTGTTGTGGGCCGCGGCCCATCCCGCCGAAATGCACCAGTTCGCCGAGGCCGGCCGCCAGTGGGTGCATGATCACTGCTCGTCGACGGTCCAGGCCGAAAGACTGGAAGCATTCTATCGCGAGCTGATCGAGAAGCGGCGTCGGTAG